From Woronichinia naegeliana WA131, the proteins below share one genomic window:
- a CDS encoding transposase produces MYVGDGIKVGKEGRKMPGVKRLHQESEDVSKPEWIRGHYFNALSILVGVGKACFALPLVLRLDDGIKSKATEKGEGKGKKKVKTSLVTKMADLCVTYAEAGSYVILDAYFACEPVLKSFRQNALHLITRVRCSTVAYAPFCSVPTLTGRGRPRIWGSSIKLEKLFALAADFPTAKVWLYGQQVTVSYQCFEFHWDSPHQLVKFVLTQLPNGRRLILLSTDLCLTGPEIIAAYGLRFKIEVTFRQLVHLLGSFAYRFWLKSLPTLPTWPSNLILSDYPQAVQTQILNKVEAFERFVNLNAIALGLLQILALELPQGIWANFPRWFRTLPSHGYPSERIAQLALQHQAQMIFPQSPPSLLLPKFLTAKLASSPSPDMLTFVA; encoded by the coding sequence GTGTATGTGGGTGATGGCATCAAAGTGGGGAAAGAAGGACGCAAGATGCCAGGTGTAAAACGACTACACCAAGAATCGGAAGATGTGTCCAAGCCAGAGTGGATAAGGGGTCATTACTTCAATGCCTTGAGTATTTTGGTGGGAGTAGGGAAAGCCTGCTTTGCCTTGCCCTTAGTGTTGCGGCTAGACGATGGCATCAAGTCCAAAGCAACCGAGAAGGGGGAGGGAAAAGGCAAAAAAAAGGTGAAGACGAGCCTGGTGACAAAAATGGCTGACCTTTGTGTTACTTACGCAGAGGCAGGGAGTTATGTAATTTTGGATGCTTATTTTGCTTGCGAACCAGTGCTCAAAAGTTTTCGCCAGAACGCCTTGCATCTAATCACAAGAGTGCGTTGCTCCACCGTCGCCTATGCCCCCTTTTGTTCCGTGCCGACGCTGACGGGGAGAGGACGACCACGGATTTGGGGGAGTTCGATAAAACTAGAAAAGCTGTTCGCTCTGGCGGCGGACTTTCCGACAGCTAAAGTCTGGCTCTATGGTCAACAAGTCACGGTTTCTTATCAGTGCTTTGAGTTCCACTGGGATAGTCCCCATCAGCTCGTCAAGTTTGTTCTGACCCAATTGCCTAACGGACGACGACTGATTCTGCTTTCTACTGATCTCTGTTTGACTGGACCTGAGATTATTGCCGCTTACGGTCTCCGATTTAAGATTGAAGTCACTTTTCGTCAATTAGTCCATCTTTTGGGCAGCTTTGCCTATCGTTTTTGGCTTAAGAGTCTTCCTACTTTACCTACCTGGCCCAGCAATCTTATCCTCAGTGACTATCCACAAGCTGTTCAGACTCAGATTTTAAACAAGGTAGAAGCCTTTGAGCGTTTTGTTAACCTTAATGCCATTGCTTTAGGGCTACTTCAAATTCTCGCCTTAGAGTTACCCCAGGGGATTTGGGCTAATTTTCCTCGATGGTTTCGGACATTACCATCCCATGGCTACCCTAGTGAACGGATTGCTCAACTAGCCCTTCAACATCAAGCCCAAATGATTTTTCCTCAAAGTCCACCCAGTCTGCTTTTGCCTAAATTCCTTACCGCTAAACTTGCCTCTTCCCCAAGCCCTGATATGCTTACTTTCGTCGCATAG
- the gcvH gene encoding glycine cleavage system protein GcvH encodes MELEYPDDLRYLDSHEYVRLEGEIATIGVTAFALDELGDIVFLELPEVGDAIESGVSFGNIESTKATSELIAPVTGTVIESNMLMVESPEVIADDPYGEGWFIKVRVGNPDEALVDTISAEEYLALVTGET; translated from the coding sequence ATGGAATTGGAATATCCGGATGATCTAAGATACCTCGATAGCCACGAGTACGTGCGTCTTGAGGGAGAAATCGCCACCATTGGAGTTACGGCTTTTGCCCTGGATGAACTAGGAGACATCGTTTTCCTAGAACTGCCGGAAGTGGGAGATGCCATTGAGTCAGGAGTCTCTTTTGGGAATATTGAGTCAACCAAAGCGACTAGTGAGCTTATTGCTCCTGTTACAGGTACCGTCATTGAAAGCAATATGTTGATGGTTGAGTCTCCTGAAGTCATTGCGGATGATCCCTATGGTGAAGGGTGGTTTATTAAAGTTCGGGTAGGTAATCCCGATGAGGCCTTAGTAGATACGATATCTGCCGAGGAATATCTTGCCCTGGTGACAGGGGAAACATGA
- a CDS encoding alpha-E domain-containing protein yields the protein MLSRVADSVYWLNRYIERAENIARFVDVNLNLMLDLPSGMTQQWEPLVVTTGDLSFFQQRYGETTASNVIQFLTFDQNYSNSVLSCLYMARENARSIREIISSEMWEEVNLFYLMVKEASENPPQNIPNFFAQVKLSSHRFAGIMDATMTHNEGWHFGQMGRLQERADKTARILDVKYYYLLPSVEWVGTPLDQIEWIALLKSASAYEMYRKSQRRITPSNVAEFLILNREFPRSIHFCLCELQRSLHSITGTSLGTWQNLAERSLGKLCGEFSYITIEDIIETGLHEFLDQIQGQVNDIGVKMAKTFFVNEPILSLSQSQFQTQGSLS from the coding sequence ATGCTCAGTCGTGTTGCCGATTCAGTTTATTGGTTAAATCGCTATATTGAACGGGCAGAAAATATTGCTCGTTTTGTCGATGTTAATCTCAATTTAATGTTAGATCTTCCCAGTGGTATGACGCAGCAATGGGAGCCTCTGGTAGTCACCACAGGGGATCTTAGCTTTTTTCAACAGCGTTATGGTGAGACAACGGCGAGTAATGTCATCCAGTTTTTAACCTTTGATCAAAATTATTCCAATTCTGTCTTGTCCTGTCTCTATATGGCCAGAGAAAATGCTCGCTCGATTCGGGAAATTATTTCTTCAGAAATGTGGGAGGAGGTCAATCTTTTTTATTTAATGGTTAAGGAAGCCTCGGAAAATCCACCCCAAAATATTCCTAATTTCTTTGCCCAGGTGAAGTTATCGAGTCATCGTTTTGCCGGTATTATGGATGCCACTATGACCCATAATGAGGGATGGCATTTTGGACAAATGGGACGTTTGCAGGAAAGGGCCGATAAAACTGCACGTATTTTAGATGTTAAATATTATTATTTATTGCCATCGGTGGAATGGGTGGGAACCCCTTTGGATCAAATTGAATGGATCGCCCTGCTTAAATCAGCTAGTGCCTATGAAATGTATCGCAAAAGTCAACGACGAATTACTCCCAGTAATGTAGCGGAATTTTTAATCTTAAATCGGGAGTTTCCTCGTTCTATTCATTTTTGTCTATGCGAACTACAGCGATCGCTGCATAGTATTACGGGAACCTCTTTAGGAACCTGGCAAAATCTGGCAGAACGTTCCCTGGGCAAGCTTTGTGGCGAATTTAGCTACATTACCATTGAAGATATTATTGAGACCGGATTGCACGAGTTTCTTGACCAAATTCAAGGGCAGGTGAACGATATTGGCGTAAAAATGGCGAAAACATTCTTTGTCAACGAGCCGATTTTGTCTCTCTCCCAGAGTCAGTTCCAAACCCAGGGAAGCTTGTCGTAA
- a CDS encoding NFACT family protein: MQSVDFTTLVAVCLELRHQWLPARIEQVYQRDRHTLSLALRTLEGRGWLTLSWHPQAARIGMEDDPPRTPDTFTFSDQLRHQLKGYALTAIDLIAPWERVLDLQIAQRPGESPAWHLYVEIMGKYSNVILTDAQQQIITVAHQVNANQSRIRTVQTGQPYQIPPALLATAPSQIEPYQRWQERLSLIPGPIQQQWVKNYRGLSPLVARTLIESVGIDPQQSIASLENAQWQALFMAWQNWLEILDNGTFQPAWTSTGYTVLGQLGQTGQIDKIIAPDVQTLIYHYYRDRLSLENFDHLRHQLLQKIRSLLTKLQLKAQTFRDRLQQSAQSDQYRQQADLLMANLQQWQVGMNSIILTDFDTGDPVTIPLQPDKNAIQNAQWLYKQQQKLKRARSAVLPLLAAVQTELAYLEQVEASLQQLERYTCPEDQQALEEIREELSEQNYLDHPYPRHRSKTVDFQPYCQRSPSGFEIWIGRNNRQNDHLTFRIAGDYDLWFHSQEIAGSHVLLRLTPGAIADEKDLQSAADWAAYYSRARQSDQVPVVYTKPKFVYKPKGAKPGMVIYKQEIVLWGKPPNIPSYLKNLG; this comes from the coding sequence ATGCAATCCGTTGACTTTACAACCCTGGTGGCGGTTTGCTTGGAACTGCGACATCAATGGCTTCCCGCCCGTATTGAGCAGGTTTATCAACGCGATCGCCATACGCTTTCCCTAGCTCTTAGAACCTTGGAAGGACGGGGCTGGTTGACTCTCTCCTGGCATCCCCAGGCGGCTCGAATCGGCATGGAGGACGATCCCCCTCGTACTCCCGACACCTTTACCTTTAGCGATCAACTTCGGCATCAATTAAAGGGTTATGCTCTCACTGCCATCGACCTAATTGCCCCCTGGGAAAGGGTTCTGGATCTTCAGATTGCCCAACGTCCAGGGGAATCTCCCGCTTGGCATTTGTATGTAGAGATCATGGGCAAGTACAGCAATGTCATTTTGACCGATGCCCAGCAACAAATTATTACCGTCGCGCACCAAGTTAATGCCAATCAATCCCGTATTCGCACCGTTCAGACGGGCCAACCTTACCAAATTCCCCCCGCTTTATTGGCAACTGCTCCCAGCCAGATTGAACCCTATCAACGTTGGCAGGAAAGGCTGAGTCTTATTCCTGGCCCGATTCAACAACAGTGGGTCAAAAATTATCGAGGTTTAAGTCCTCTGGTGGCTCGGACGCTGATTGAGTCGGTAGGAATTGATCCTCAACAGTCCATCGCTAGTTTAGAGAATGCTCAGTGGCAAGCTTTATTTATGGCCTGGCAAAATTGGCTAGAAATCCTCGACAACGGAACTTTTCAGCCCGCCTGGACAAGTACGGGTTATACAGTTCTAGGACAACTGGGGCAAACTGGCCAAATTGATAAAATCATTGCACCCGATGTCCAAACCCTGATTTATCACTATTACCGTGATCGCCTGAGTCTGGAGAATTTTGATCACCTTCGTCACCAACTGTTACAAAAAATTCGTTCTCTTTTAACGAAACTGCAACTTAAAGCCCAAACTTTCCGCGATCGCCTCCAACAATCGGCCCAATCTGACCAATATCGCCAACAGGCAGATTTACTGATGGCTAACTTGCAACAGTGGCAAGTCGGTATGAACAGTATTATCCTCACTGATTTTGATACTGGTGATCCTGTTACGATTCCCTTGCAGCCGGATAAAAACGCGATTCAAAACGCTCAATGGCTCTATAAACAACAGCAAAAGTTAAAACGGGCGCGATCGGCGGTACTGCCCCTGTTGGCCGCTGTTCAGACAGAATTAGCCTATTTAGAACAGGTAGAAGCCAGTTTGCAACAATTAGAGCGTTATACTTGTCCCGAAGATCAACAAGCCTTAGAGGAAATTCGGGAGGAATTGAGCGAACAAAACTACCTCGATCATCCCTATCCCCGTCATCGCTCTAAAACCGTTGATTTTCAACCCTATTGCCAACGCAGTCCCTCTGGTTTTGAAATCTGGATTGGCCGCAACAATCGTCAAAATGATCATCTGACTTTCCGTATTGCTGGCGATTATGACCTCTGGTTCCACAGCCAGGAAATTGCCGGTAGTCATGTTTTATTGCGTCTCACTCCAGGCGCGATCGCCGATGAAAAAGACTTACAATCTGCGGCTGATTGGGCGGCCTATTACAGTAGAGCTAGGCAGAGTGATCAAGTTCCTGTCGTCTATACGAAGCCCAAATTTGTTTATAAGCCTAAGGGAGCCAAGCCTGGTATGGTCATCTACAAGCAGGAAATCGTTCTCTGGGGAAAACCTCCCAACATACCATCATACCTAAAAAATCTGGGTTAA
- a CDS encoding HAD family hydrolase yields the protein MVTIRCGDRRFEGIEAIIFDKDGTLEDSHAYLRELTVRRTRLIDAQIPGVGEPLLEAFGLRNQQLDPTGLMAVGSRSENEIAAAAYIAETGRPWFASLAIARACFEEADRYCQPDAQTSPIFAGSGSVIKSLSAAGLKLAILSAARTASIERFVRDHQLADHISVGLGADQGFGKPDPRFFYQACDLLGVTANTALMVGDSQGDITMAKAAGAAGAIAISWGNVFHPFLEQADVLINHLEQIQVI from the coding sequence GTGGTCACGATTCGTTGCGGCGATCGCCGTTTTGAGGGCATTGAAGCCATTATTTTTGATAAAGACGGCACTCTAGAGGATTCTCACGCCTATCTACGAGAACTAACCGTTAGGCGCACGAGATTAATTGATGCTCAAATTCCAGGCGTTGGCGAACCGCTCCTTGAAGCATTTGGTCTTCGCAATCAACAACTTGATCCCACAGGTTTAATGGCTGTGGGTAGTCGTTCTGAAAATGAAATTGCGGCGGCGGCCTATATTGCTGAAACGGGCCGACCTTGGTTTGCCTCCTTAGCGATCGCGCGTGCCTGCTTTGAGGAAGCTGATCGCTATTGTCAACCCGATGCCCAGACTTCTCCCATCTTTGCCGGTAGTGGGTCGGTCATTAAATCTCTCTCTGCTGCGGGCCTAAAGTTAGCCATTCTTTCGGCGGCACGGACTGCCAGTATTGAACGTTTTGTTCGTGATCACCAGTTAGCTGACCATATTTCTGTGGGTTTAGGGGCTGATCAGGGCTTTGGTAAACCCGACCCCCGCTTTTTCTACCAAGCCTGTGATTTGTTAGGGGTGACAGCTAATACCGCTTTGATGGTTGGCGATTCTCAGGGTGATATTACGATGGCTAAGGCCGCAGGAGCCGCAGGGGCGATCGCGATCTCCTGGGGAAATGTTTTTCATCCCTTTCTTGAGCAGGCTGATGTGTTAATTAATCATCTCGAACAAATTCAAGTGATCTAG
- a CDS encoding helix-turn-helix domain-containing protein, producing the protein MPRLAPKELKLEAKEREHLEKLINRHTTEQQIALRAKIVLLADEGENNRETARKLKISRKMASQWRERWIAGQKSEIEITERIKDAERSGAPAKFKPEQILKLFKLACDDPKNYERPISHWTGRELAEELVTGQWEVYGWQRR; encoded by the coding sequence ATGCCCCGATTAGCCCCCAAAGAGTTAAAGTTGGAAGCAAAAGAACGAGAACATCTAGAAAAACTGATAAATCGTCATACAACAGAGCAGCAAATTGCCTTAAGGGCAAAAATAGTGCTTCTGGCAGATGAGGGAGAAAATAATCGAGAAACTGCTAGAAAATTAAAAATCAGCCGAAAAATGGCAAGTCAATGGAGAGAAAGATGGATAGCAGGACAGAAAAGTGAAATAGAAATAACAGAAAGAATCAAAGATGCTGAACGTAGTGGAGCACCCGCCAAGTTTAAACCCGAACAAATCTTGAAGTTGTTCAAATTAGCCTGTGATGACCCAAAGAATTATGAGCGTCCGATAAGTCACTGGACAGGACGAGAATTAGCCGAGGAATTAGTAACTGGACAGTGGGAAGTTTATGGATGGCAGAGAAGGTAA
- the hisH gene encoding imidazole glycerol phosphate synthase subunit HisH produces MGFIAVIDYDMGNLHSACKGLEKAGGNPQITHSPQELEAADGIVLPGVGSFDPAVRQLRDRHLVGPIKEAIASGKPFLGICLGLQVLFDASEEGTEPGLGIIAGQVKRFQSEPGLTIPHMGWNNLTLTQADHFLWQGLGTEPYVYFVHSYFVEPTDSSVQAATVTHGQQTVTAAIAKENLMAVQFHPEKSADKGLQILANFVQQVRGS; encoded by the coding sequence ATGGGCTTTATTGCTGTCATTGACTACGACATGGGGAACCTGCACTCTGCTTGCAAAGGGCTAGAAAAAGCGGGCGGCAATCCCCAAATTACCCATTCTCCCCAAGAACTGGAAGCGGCTGATGGGATTGTTTTACCAGGGGTTGGTTCCTTTGATCCGGCTGTACGGCAGTTACGCGATCGCCATTTGGTCGGGCCGATTAAGGAGGCGATCGCTTCAGGAAAACCCTTTTTAGGCATTTGTCTAGGATTGCAAGTGTTATTTGATGCGTCTGAAGAAGGAACGGAACCAGGGTTAGGGATTATTGCGGGTCAAGTTAAACGTTTTCAGTCCGAGCCTGGTCTCACCATTCCCCACATGGGCTGGAATAATTTAACGTTAACCCAAGCAGATCATTTTCTTTGGCAAGGTCTAGGAACGGAGCCCTACGTTTATTTTGTGCATTCCTATTTTGTGGAACCCACTGATTCCAGTGTCCAGGCAGCTACCGTTACCCATGGCCAACAAACTGTCACCGCCGCGATCGCTAAAGAGAATTTAATGGCTGTGCAATTTCACCCCGAAAAGTCCGCCGATAAGGGGCTACAGATTTTGGCTAACTTTGTGCAACAGGTGCGGGGGTCTTAA
- a CDS encoding circularly permuted type 2 ATP-grasp protein, with translation MPLDHYNPESFYDELFLASGQPRPHAASLIEWMQQLPERVLQQHHETAQLALFNLGVTFRVYSDQQGVERIFPFDIIPRIIDASEWQWLETALKQRIRALNHFLNDIYGQQQIIQDGKIPIDIIESASGFLKPCMGIQPPAGVWCHITGTDLVRDKDGRWFVLEDNLRVPSGISYVLENRRVMKSTFPEIFQTMAIQPVDDYPSHLLETLLNLAPPQLPNPTVVVLTPGIYNSAYFEHSFLAQQMGVELVEGRDLLVEDGYLKMRTTKGLQRVDVVYRRLDDDFLDPQVFRPDSFLGVPGLMEVYRQGKVALANAPGTGVADDKVIYAYVPEMIRYYLDEEPLLANVPTYLCWREQDRQYVLEHLSELVVKAANEAGGYGMLMGPSSTPAERSQFADKIRSNPRNYIAQPVLSLSRVPTLVDGAIEGRHVDLRPYVLNRGNEIYVHPGGLTRVALRKGSLVVNSSQGGGSKDTWVLS, from the coding sequence ATGCCCCTGGATCACTACAACCCCGAATCGTTTTATGATGAACTTTTTCTGGCCTCAGGACAGCCTCGCCCCCATGCCGCTTCCCTGATTGAATGGATGCAGCAACTACCAGAACGGGTACTACAGCAACACCATGAAACGGCTCAGTTAGCTCTCTTTAACCTCGGTGTCACCTTTCGGGTTTACAGTGACCAGCAAGGGGTGGAACGGATATTTCCTTTTGACATTATCCCCCGTATTATCGATGCCAGCGAGTGGCAGTGGCTAGAAACGGCACTTAAGCAACGGATTAGAGCCTTAAATCATTTTCTCAACGATATTTACGGCCAACAACAAATTATTCAGGATGGTAAAATTCCCATCGATATTATTGAGTCTGCCAGTGGTTTCCTCAAACCTTGCATGGGGATTCAGCCGCCTGCTGGCGTTTGGTGTCATATCACGGGAACCGATCTCGTTAGAGATAAAGATGGCCGCTGGTTTGTCCTAGAAGATAATTTGCGGGTTCCCTCTGGTATTTCCTACGTTCTGGAAAATCGGCGGGTGATGAAAAGCACCTTCCCTGAAATCTTTCAGACCATGGCCATTCAGCCGGTTGATGATTATCCCAGTCATTTACTGGAAACGTTACTGAATCTGGCTCCTCCCCAATTACCCAATCCCACGGTAGTGGTTTTAACGCCAGGCATTTATAACTCGGCCTATTTTGAGCATTCCTTTTTAGCACAACAGATGGGTGTGGAATTGGTGGAAGGTAGAGATCTGTTGGTGGAGGATGGTTATTTAAAAATGCGAACAACAAAGGGACTGCAACGAGTGGATGTGGTCTATCGTCGCCTAGATGATGATTTTCTCGATCCCCAGGTGTTTCGTCCCGATTCTTTTCTCGGCGTGCCAGGTTTAATGGAGGTTTATCGACAAGGGAAAGTGGCCCTCGCCAACGCACCTGGTACGGGAGTTGCCGATGATAAGGTCATCTATGCCTATGTACCAGAGATGATTCGTTACTATTTGGACGAGGAACCGTTACTGGCTAATGTGCCGACCTATCTTTGTTGGCGAGAGCAGGATCGTCAATATGTACTAGAGCATCTTTCCGAATTGGTGGTAAAAGCGGCTAATGAAGCGGGAGGATACGGAATGTTGATGGGGCCGTCTTCTACCCCGGCAGAGCGATCGCAATTTGCAGATAAAATTCGCAGCAATCCCCGCAACTATATTGCCCAACCAGTGTTAAGTTTATCCCGTGTTCCCACCTTAGTCGATGGCGCGATCGAAGGTCGTCATGTGGATCTACGCCCCTACGTTCTTAATCGAGGGAATGAAATTTATGTGCATCCAGGGGGATTAACCCGCGTGGCTTTACGCAAAGGTTCTTTGGTAGTTAATTCATCCCAGGGAGGCGGCAGTAAGGATACCTGGGTTTTAAGTTAA
- a CDS encoding ISL3 family transposase, translated as MWINLDELLGLPKVTVVNYREIDGALFLKLKMKNEVMECPNCHKELEDINQIEYNLVRDLSLLGKKVYLEVPRRQFHCEKCQKYITERLDFMRLRKHYTIRYEEKIYEQVKKKNVEEVRQEEEISWGTLESIFEEYAKQAEKKEWELPEKISLDEFSNRKGKKDFITTVIDINKKELLEVIKGHKKEEIIEALKVQPARVRENVKEVSVDMWEGFTSAIKELFVNAKIVYDRFHVMKNINEELNKLRKKMNIHKKGLTYLLWKNKEELKEEKREELEEILKMYPCLGIAYEMKEEIRDIYEHSRTTNGARRKFEKWMRTASLFYKKSVGMLKTHLTGICNYFENHTTNGLTEGMNTKIKLIKRKSYGFANFEHLRLKLLACFNS; from the coding sequence ATGTGGATAAACTTGGATGAGCTACTAGGTTTGCCAAAGGTAACAGTCGTAAACTATCGAGAAATAGATGGTGCTTTGTTCTTAAAATTAAAAATGAAAAACGAAGTAATGGAATGTCCAAATTGTCATAAAGAATTGGAAGATATAAATCAAATAGAATATAATTTGGTTCGGGATTTATCCCTATTGGGAAAGAAAGTATATCTGGAAGTGCCCCGCCGCCAGTTCCATTGTGAAAAATGTCAGAAATACATAACAGAAAGACTGGACTTTATGCGGCTAAGAAAACATTATACAATTCGTTATGAAGAAAAGATTTATGAGCAAGTAAAAAAGAAAAATGTAGAAGAGGTAAGGCAAGAAGAAGAAATAAGTTGGGGAACATTGGAATCAATATTTGAAGAGTATGCAAAGCAGGCAGAAAAGAAGGAATGGGAATTACCAGAAAAGATAAGTTTAGACGAATTTAGTAATAGAAAAGGAAAAAAAGACTTTATTACAACAGTGATAGATATAAATAAAAAGGAATTGTTAGAAGTAATAAAAGGACACAAAAAAGAAGAGATAATAGAAGCCCTAAAGGTGCAGCCAGCAAGGGTTAGAGAGAATGTAAAGGAAGTAAGTGTGGATATGTGGGAGGGATTTACGTCAGCAATAAAGGAGTTATTTGTAAATGCTAAAATCGTCTATGATAGATTTCATGTAATGAAAAATATAAATGAAGAATTGAATAAATTGAGAAAGAAAATGAATATCCATAAAAAGGGTTTAACATACCTATTATGGAAAAATAAAGAAGAGTTAAAAGAAGAAAAAAGAGAAGAGTTAGAAGAGATATTGAAAATGTATCCTTGTTTAGGAATAGCGTATGAAATGAAGGAAGAGATTAGAGATATTTATGAGCATTCAAGAACGACAAATGGTGCAAGGAGAAAATTTGAAAAATGGATGAGAACAGCGAGCCTATTCTATAAAAAAAGTGTGGGTATGCTGAAAACTCATTTGACAGGTATATGCAATTATTTTGAAAACCATACAACTAATGGATTAACGGAAGGGATGAATACAAAAATTAAATTAATAAAAAGGAAAAGTTATGGATTTGCTAATTTTGAGCATCTACGGCTTAAATTGTTAGCTTGCTTTAACTCGTAG
- a CDS encoding transposase: protein MQLCQRLEQILENLRPAFSREATYQWFILLAWGVVLNSQPSAITSYVNALGLTESYYHQALHWFESKAFNVKGLTLGWSKWVSQHENLYRIKEKRVYVGDGIKVGKEGRKMPGVKRLHQESGNVAKPEWIRGHYFNALSVLVGAGKACFALPLVLRLDDGIKSKATAKEGKKGSKKEKTTLVTKMGELCTTYAEAGSYVILDAYFACGAVLKSFRQNALHLITRVRCSTVAYAPFSSVPTLRGKGRPRLWGSSIKLESLFALVEDFPTAKVWLYGQQVSVSYQCFEFHWDSPHQLVKFVLTQLPNGQRLILLSTDLCLTGPEIIAAYGLRFKIEVTFRQLIHLLGGFAYRFWLKALPTLPTWPSNLILPDYPQTVQTQILNKVEAFERFVNLHVIVLGLLQILSLELPQGIWANFPRWFRTLPSHGYPSERIAQLAIQHQAPMIFPQSPPSLLLPKFLAAKLDPFPSPDRLTLAA from the coding sequence ATGCAACTATGTCAGCGACTAGAGCAAATCCTAGAGAATCTCCGTCCCGCCTTTAGCCGAGAAGCAACGTACCAATGGTTTATCCTATTAGCCTGGGGAGTAGTGCTCAACAGCCAACCGAGCGCAATAACAAGCTATGTCAATGCCTTAGGGTTAACAGAGAGCTACTACCATCAGGCACTACATTGGTTTGAATCCAAGGCATTTAACGTCAAAGGACTGACCTTGGGATGGTCGAAGTGGGTAAGTCAGCATGAAAATCTATATCGAATCAAGGAAAAACGAGTGTATGTGGGGGATGGAATCAAAGTGGGGAAAGAAGGGCGCAAGATGCCAGGGGTAAAACGACTACACCAAGAATCCGGAAATGTGGCGAAGCCAGAATGGATAAGGGGGCATTACTTCAATGCCTTGAGTGTTTTGGTGGGAGCAGGAAAAGCCTGCTTTGCCTTGCCCTTAGTGTTGCGGCTAGACGATGGCATCAAGTCCAAAGCAACGGCAAAGGAAGGGAAAAAAGGCAGCAAAAAAGAGAAGACTACTCTAGTCACGAAAATGGGGGAGCTTTGCACTACCTACGCAGAGGCGGGAAGCTATGTGATTTTGGATGCTTACTTCGCTTGTGGAGCAGTGCTCAAAAGTTTTCGCCAAAATGCCTTGCATCTCATCACCCGAGTGCGTTGCTCTACAGTGGCATATGCTCCCTTTTCTTCCGTTCCGACCTTGAGGGGGAAAGGACGACCACGGCTTTGGGGGAGTTCAATAAAACTAGAAAGCCTGTTTGCTCTTGTGGAGGATTTTCCCACCGCTAAAGTCTGGCTCTATGGTCAACAAGTCTCCGTTTCTTATCAGTGCTTTGAGTTCCACTGGGATAGTCCCCATCAGCTCGTTAAGTTTGTCCTCACCCAATTGCCCAACGGACAAAGACTGATTCTGCTTTCTACTGACCTCTGTTTGACTGGACCTGAGATTATTGCCGCTTACGGTCTCCGATTTAAGATTGAAGTCACTTTTCGTCAATTAATCCATCTTTTGGGCGGCTTTGCCTATCGTTTTTGGCTTAAGGCTCTTCCTACTTTACCGACCTGGCCTAGCAATCTTATCCTCCCTGACTATCCCCAAACTGTTCAGACTCAGATTTTAAACAAAGTAGAAGCCTTTGAGCGTTTTGTTAATCTTCATGTCATTGTTCTCGGCTTACTTCAAATTCTTTCCTTAGAGTTACCCCAGGGGATTTGGGCTAATTTCCCTCGCTGGTTTCGGACTCTACCCTCCCATGGCTATCCTAGTGAACGCATTGCTCAACTAGCCATCCAACATCAAGCCCCAATGATTTTTCCTCAAAGTCCACCTAGTCTGCTTTTGCCTAAATTCCTTGCCGCTAAACTTGACCCTTTTCCAAGTCCTGATAGACTTACTTTGGCCGCATAG